One window of Phycisphaeraceae bacterium genomic DNA carries:
- a CDS encoding AbgT family transporter, with amino-acid sequence MAESTPVPGSTPRGFLGLIERIGNALPDPALLFFYGCILIMVVSHLGVVAGWSVTPIRMQEVTTQIVDTSGVPVIDAETGLPKTEPVIDTRTGRPKTELIESGDPITARSLLSADGIYWCLANMVNNFVRFPPLGIVLVAMFGVGVAEKTGLFDTLIKGMALLVPQKLLTPAMIFIGIMANIASDAGYIVLPPLAAALYLASGRSPLAGIAAAFAGVSAGFSANLLIGGTDALIAGITTSNAHILDPNYDVDATANWYFLAASTVLLVAVGWAVAALIVEPRLKNRPADEGGPSPNAKIDLATMRLTQTESKGLVWAGIALALFMAVLGVLILVPGAPLHGPFLDTTTGRSSTRWVNAVVPIVLFAFLVPGAAYGAATGQIRSQKDVISCMIHAMRSMAPVITMAFFASQFIAFFTQSNLGQMLAIIGGTRLAEANLPASVVILGFILLVMFLNLLISSMSAKYVLVAPIFVPMFMMLGISPELTQAGYRVADSATNIITPMNAYMIIILAVMQKFAPRAGIGTLVSTMLPYSIAFALTWGIFIVIWMQTGLPLGPGAPLHYSPTAVGP; translated from the coding sequence ATGGCAGAATCGACACCGGTCCCCGGATCCACCCCACGCGGCTTTCTGGGGCTCATCGAGCGAATCGGCAACGCTCTTCCCGATCCCGCGCTCCTGTTCTTCTACGGCTGCATCCTGATCATGGTCGTCTCACACCTCGGGGTCGTCGCCGGATGGTCGGTCACCCCCATCCGCATGCAAGAGGTCACGACACAGATCGTCGACACCTCCGGTGTACCGGTCATCGATGCCGAGACAGGCCTGCCGAAGACCGAACCCGTGATCGACACCCGGACTGGTCGCCCCAAGACCGAACTCATCGAGTCCGGCGATCCGATCACCGCCCGCAGTCTGCTCAGCGCGGACGGCATCTACTGGTGCCTCGCGAACATGGTCAATAATTTCGTTCGATTCCCACCGCTCGGCATCGTTCTGGTCGCGATGTTCGGCGTCGGCGTCGCCGAGAAGACCGGCCTCTTCGACACGCTCATTAAGGGCATGGCCCTCCTCGTCCCGCAGAAACTGCTCACACCCGCGATGATCTTCATCGGAATCATGGCAAACATCGCGAGCGATGCGGGATACATCGTGTTGCCGCCGCTGGCCGCAGCACTCTACCTCGCCTCCGGCCGCTCACCTCTCGCCGGCATCGCCGCGGCGTTCGCCGGCGTCTCAGCTGGCTTCAGCGCCAATCTCCTGATCGGCGGCACCGATGCCCTCATCGCCGGCATCACCACGTCGAACGCGCACATCCTCGACCCGAATTACGATGTAGACGCAACCGCAAACTGGTACTTCCTCGCGGCCTCCACCGTTCTGCTTGTCGCCGTCGGCTGGGCGGTCGCAGCCCTCATCGTGGAACCCCGCCTGAAGAATCGCCCCGCAGATGAGGGTGGGCCATCCCCGAATGCAAAGATCGACCTCGCCACGATGCGCCTCACCCAGACAGAGTCGAAGGGCCTCGTCTGGGCGGGCATTGCGCTCGCGCTGTTCATGGCCGTTCTCGGAGTACTCATCCTCGTGCCAGGCGCGCCCCTACACGGACCATTCCTCGATACCACAACCGGCCGATCCTCGACTCGCTGGGTCAACGCCGTCGTCCCCATCGTCCTCTTCGCGTTCCTTGTTCCCGGCGCGGCCTACGGCGCCGCCACCGGACAGATCCGGTCGCAGAAAGACGTCATCTCCTGCATGATCCATGCCATGCGATCCATGGCACCGGTCATCACGATGGCTTTCTTCGCCTCTCAGTTCATCGCCTTCTTCACCCAGTCGAACCTCGGACAGATGCTCGCCATCATCGGCGGCACACGACTGGCAGAAGCGAACCTCCCCGCGAGCGTGGTCATCCTCGGCTTCATCCTTCTCGTCATGTTCCTGAACCTCCTCATCAGCTCGATGTCCGCAAAGTACGTGCTCGTTGCTCCGATCTTCGTGCCCATGTTCATGATGCTCGGCATCAGCCCCGAGCTCACGCAGGCGGGTTATCGCGTCGCCGACAGCGCGACAAACATCATCACGCCCATGAACGCGTACATGATCATCATCCTCGCGGTCATGCAGAAGTTTGCCCCCCGCGCCGGAATCGGCACGCTTGTCTCCACCATGCTCCCCTACTCGATCGCATTCGCCCTCACATGGGGGATCTTCATCGTGATCTGGATGCAGACCGGACTCCCCCTCGGGCCGGGCGCCCCGCTGCATTACTCGCCGACCGCCGTCGGGCCATAA
- a CDS encoding peroxiredoxin has protein sequence MPLIEPGQKAPAFSLRDQHGVVRRLSEFRGTVLVIYFYPEDDTPLCTTEACQFRDRHAEIRSLGAEVVGISPDSPGSHLAFASKHGLPFVLLADRIGSDGVPQTCGKYGVWREKNMYGKRVLGMVRTTYLLDEEGVVVRRWDSVKTPTHGDQVLDELRALRSESPSPAARKRKKQRSDT, from the coding sequence ATGCCGCTGATTGAGCCGGGACAGAAGGCGCCGGCGTTTTCTCTTCGCGATCAGCATGGGGTGGTGCGAAGACTCTCGGAGTTTCGCGGGACCGTGCTCGTGATCTATTTCTATCCTGAGGATGACACGCCGCTCTGCACGACGGAGGCGTGCCAGTTCAGAGATCGGCATGCTGAGATCAGATCACTCGGCGCAGAGGTCGTCGGCATCAGCCCGGATTCTCCGGGTTCGCATCTGGCGTTTGCCTCGAAGCATGGTCTGCCGTTCGTGCTGCTCGCGGATCGCATCGGATCCGACGGCGTTCCGCAGACCTGCGGGAAGTACGGTGTCTGGCGCGAGAAGAACATGTATGGCAAGCGAGTGCTCGGCATGGTGCGGACGACGTATCTGCTCGATGAGGAGGGTGTCGTTGTCAGGCGTTGGGATTCTGTGAAGACGCCGACGCATGGCGATCAGGTTCTCGATGAACTACGTGCCCTGCGCAGTGAGTCACCGAGTCCGGCGGCACGCAAGAGGAAGAAGCAGCGATCCGATACATGA
- a CDS encoding HDOD domain-containing protein, translating to MATIDRVLSCPTLPSLPAVAVEVLALTRSPDVSLADISRVVQNDPGLAAKILKTVNSSFYGLQQPCSRLDRAMSYLGLQAVKSLVLGFSLVDATRGVGNKPGVDLKQHWRRTIFAAAGARHIAQLTRAADPDEAFTAALFQDIGILACVAALSDEYVSTLATAPEDHDLLCRHEREVFPFDHTTIGAELARKWKLPDLFTEVIRKHHAPDAGGLTYGPVVRIAALSMYLSEVMSTPGASSLLARLATKAEAWFSIPADRVAAILKSTATSANELAKLFEQDVAIPNASLIIAEAQDALLTGQIQMQRETDRLRVETQTDTLTGIGNRRRFDEELADAFAQARKNRGSLCVLMIDADKFKSVNDRFGHPAGDAVLKQLASRVASTTADRGLVCRFGGEEFAVILRGTDGVRAKEIAEEIRTSIASKPLDLAGVEGTPPSLAVTISLGIGCMEASSGEAATQEKLLALADQALYAAKSAGRNCVRSATLMPDQTHARRASDNNGGGVARSLRHADGVLRVLVVEDDPLAGKLLSMLLQRLPNTDARVATSIAGAHAVLADHSFRPGVSILDQNLPDGRGIDLISEIRAQTPDIRKIVVMSASISPDIESAARHAGADSLVSKIEMCSDIGRWVLNLLGPEAKAA from the coding sequence ATGGCGACCATAGACCGAGTTCTTTCGTGCCCCACACTCCCCTCGCTGCCGGCCGTCGCGGTCGAAGTGCTCGCGCTGACCCGCTCCCCTGACGTCTCGCTCGCCGATATCTCTCGAGTGGTTCAGAACGACCCGGGGCTGGCGGCCAAGATCCTCAAGACTGTCAACTCATCGTTCTACGGGCTCCAACAGCCGTGCTCGCGCCTCGATCGCGCCATGTCCTATCTTGGTCTTCAGGCCGTGAAGTCGCTCGTCCTCGGATTCAGTCTTGTCGATGCCACCAGAGGTGTCGGAAACAAACCCGGCGTCGATCTCAAGCAACACTGGCGCCGCACGATCTTCGCCGCCGCAGGGGCACGCCATATCGCGCAGCTGACCCGTGCCGCAGACCCCGACGAAGCGTTCACCGCCGCACTCTTCCAGGACATCGGTATCCTCGCCTGCGTCGCGGCCCTGAGCGACGAGTACGTCTCCACACTCGCGACAGCGCCAGAAGACCACGACCTGCTCTGCCGCCACGAGCGTGAAGTCTTCCCGTTCGATCACACCACCATCGGTGCCGAACTGGCCCGCAAGTGGAAACTGCCGGATCTATTCACGGAGGTCATCCGAAAGCACCACGCCCCGGATGCCGGGGGCCTGACGTACGGCCCCGTCGTGCGCATCGCGGCTCTCTCGATGTACCTCTCGGAGGTCATGAGCACGCCCGGAGCGTCATCACTCCTTGCACGCCTCGCGACGAAGGCGGAGGCATGGTTCTCGATCCCGGCCGATCGGGTTGCCGCAATACTGAAATCAACCGCCACATCCGCGAACGAACTTGCCAAGCTCTTCGAGCAGGATGTGGCGATCCCGAACGCCTCGCTGATCATCGCAGAAGCGCAGGACGCGCTCCTGACCGGTCAGATCCAGATGCAGCGCGAGACGGACCGGCTCAGAGTCGAGACGCAAACCGACACGCTGACCGGCATCGGCAACCGACGCCGCTTCGACGAGGAACTTGCCGACGCCTTCGCACAGGCACGGAAGAACCGCGGCTCACTCTGTGTATTGATGATCGATGCCGACAAGTTCAAATCGGTGAACGATCGATTTGGCCATCCAGCAGGCGACGCCGTCCTCAAGCAGCTCGCATCACGTGTCGCGTCAACGACCGCAGACCGTGGGCTCGTGTGCCGATTCGGTGGAGAGGAGTTCGCGGTCATCCTCCGCGGCACGGACGGTGTTCGCGCCAAAGAAATCGCCGAAGAGATCCGCACATCCATCGCATCGAAGCCGCTGGACCTTGCCGGTGTTGAAGGAACGCCGCCCTCACTCGCTGTGACGATCAGTCTCGGTATCGGCTGCATGGAAGCATCGAGCGGCGAAGCAGCAACACAGGAGAAGCTGCTCGCGCTCGCAGACCAGGCCCTGTACGCAGCGAAATCCGCAGGACGCAACTGCGTCCGTTCCGCGACCCTGATGCCCGACCAGACTCACGCCCGCCGCGCCTCAGACAACAACGGTGGCGGCGTCGCCCGGTCACTCCGGCACGCAGACGGCGTCCTTCGTGTGCTGGTTGTTGAGGACGATCCCCTCGCGGGCAAACTCCTGTCCATGCTGCTCCAGCGGCTCCCGAACACAGACGCCAGAGTGGCAACCTCCATCGCTGGCGCACACGCCGTGCTCGCGGACCACTCCTTCCGTCCGGGCGTCTCAATCCTCGATCAGAATCTCCCCGACGGACGAGGCATCGATCTGATCAGCGAGATTCGCGCCCAGACGCCGGACATCCGCAAGATCGTCGTGATGAGCGCGAGCATATCGCCCGACATCGAGTCCGCCGCACGCCACGCAGGTGCCGACAGTCTGGTCAGCAAAATCGAGATGTGCAGCGACATCGGCCGCTGGGTGCTGAATCTGCTCGGCCCAGAGGCGAAAGCCGCCTGA